The genomic DNA ACATCCGTTGAGGCTGGAGCCGCTACGTCTCTAACTCCCCCCCCCATCAAGCCAGGTCTAAAACCCCTGCGCCCTGTCCAAGATTGGCTCGATCAGCTCGATATTCATGACCCTAGTGTGGCGCGATTTCTCTGCAAAATGATTCCGCCCCAATGTCCCTTTGAGCGGGATGTCAAAGTCTTTGGCCGCAAGGTTGTCCACATTCCACCCCTCTGCAAGCTCAATCCACTCTATGAGCAGTTGGTGGGACTACGATTTCGGGCTCTGTCCTTTTTAGCCGATGACTGTGGTGAAGATATTTCGCCCTTTATCTAACACCCCAGGGCCACGATCGCTAGCCCCCGGCTTCTTCTGAAGGACGGGGGCTGCTTGTAGGATGCTATACCTTATCAAAAGGAAGAGTCTTAATGTAAGCTGCCAGCCGCTCAGCCTCAATAGTATTCAAATCAGAGGGCAACTCAAACTCTACTTTGTAATCTGGGCGCAATACATAGGAGTGGCTTATGTGGTTACATCCCACCTCATTGCCGCTCTCTTGAGTTCTGATATCAAGAGAAGAAGAGATAGATATTTCATCTTCTACAGAGTTATTTGAAGATTCATCCAAAACAATGCTGCCCAGACTTGAGAAGCTACCATAGGGCTGAAAACGTGACGGCTTCCCTCGACGACCAGTCCAAAATCTGCCAAGCCCTAGTTCCTGAAGCTTTTTCAACACATCAATCACTTCTTGCCTAGAAATCTCGCTATTCTCTTGTTGCAATTTCTCTTGTAAGTCATCTACATTCACCTCACAACCAGTAGCATCTCTGTTTCGCAGAAAATAGATTACGGCAGCAGCTACAACTCCAGAAGAATAGAGCCTTCTTAATCTTTCTAGAGGTCTTAAGTCATTGATAGCCATGATTTCCGTTCGCGGAATGATTTTGGACTCTTTTTTTCATGAAATACTTGGTTCTAAAAACATTGCCACAAATCGGTGACAGATAAAAGTGACTGTGGTGGGCATAGGGCAAGCCTCCTGCCCACCACAGCATCTATTAAACTTTAATGCACTAAAATCAATATCAACTAAACTTTAACAGCTTTAAAGTGTGAGCTCTACTACCAATTGACAAACCTCATGCAGCGGATACTTGATTTCAAAGGCTTCTTCCTTATCGTTCCAAACACCACAGTCACAGTCTTGTAACTTCTTAAACCACTGCTTAACCTCATTAACGTTAGCATTACATCTATAAGTTTGAAATAGAGAGTCACGAATACTCTTTAGAGAAATTCTTTTACGAAATCTTTCTCGCTTAGCAGTCATGTCGAACAGCATTCTAGCTGTTTTGTCTGAATTATATGTCTTAATAAGAGGGTCAATTTCAACGTAGTCAACTAGCCATAAGGGGTCTTTTGTGTTCATGTTGCTTTTTTCCTATCACAGGAAGGTTGATTTACAAAAATACCTTAACACCTTAGTGCTAACATAGTCAACATTTTCTAATGTTAGACCTTAAAGCCTTTGTAAAGGAGGGGTAGATTCTAAAAGCGGCTATCGACTACGAATAGCCTCAACGGAGGCTCGCCCATGCTTTAAGTAAATGTCACAATTAAAGTAGGGCGGGCAATGCCCACCCTACTAGCACTGGGTATTATTAATCCTGGAACGAGGTATGCCTCTTAAGACTAGGCCTGCACACCTTGAATTACTGCGGTAGCCTTGAGAATTTCCTCCACCTGTGCCGGCGATAGGTTGGGATTTGCACCCATCATCAACGCAGCTACCCCAGCCACAAATGGCGATGCCATCGATGTACCGCTGTAGCTTTCATAGCGATTGCGGAGCACAGTTGAACGAATGTTGACCCCTGGAGCGACTACAAAATCTAGGGGCACGTTACCGGCTGGATTGGAGAAGTTGGCAACCCGCCGAGACGAGTTCACCGCACCCACCGCAATCCCTAGATCATCCAAGGCATAATAGGCGGGCTGAATCGGTCGGCGTGCCCCCTCTTGGCGTTCATTCCCCGATGCCATTACCACAACCACACCCGCATCGCGGGCATAGGACAGGGCTGCGCGAGTGCGGGTCATGTCTGGATCACCGATATAGTTGCCTAGGCTAAGGTTCACAACATGAGCACCGTTATCGACCGCATAGCGGATACCATCAGCTACGTTGCGGTCAAACAGAAGATAGGAGCCATCATCCCGACCATCAATCACTTTCACGGGCATGATTTTGGCATTGTGGGCCACACCCGTAACCCCCACACCATTGTTCAAACCAGCAATAATTCCGGCGACATGGGTGCCATGCCCTTCAAAATCCATCGGGTTGTTGCTGTCGCTATCGACAAACTTCCAGCCCCGCACATCATCCACGTAACCATTGCCATCATCATCGATGCCGTTTCCGGCAATTTCGCCAGGATTTTGCCAGATATTGCCCCGCAGATCCACATGGTTGTAATCCACGCCGGTATCTAACACCGCAACAACGATATCTTGACCGGTATGACCTTGGTTCCAAGCAGCCGGAGCGTTAAGCATATCTAGCCCCCAAGCACTGCCACCCAAAGGTGGAACACTGGTAAAGGGAGCTCGACCCGCCGCTGAGGCGACAGCAGCAGCAGCGTCAACTAGCCCATAGCCATAGGAAAAGTTGAAGTTGTTGATGGTGCCGGGGTTAGACGGATTAGACGGATTGGAGGGGGCAAGCGACAGAGCGCGGGTAGCAAGGTTGTAGGCTCCGGTTTCAAACGAAGCATAGCTGGTCACTCGAATGCGATACTCGACCCCAGCTTCAGCCACCAGATTAATGCGGGAGTTGGTGTTCGTTTGACTAATGTCATCATTCTGCTGAAGTACTTTGCCGTTGGTGGCATCAATCACCTGCAGGAATGGATCGAAGCGGTTGGAGGTGAGCGTAATGCGGATGCGATCGCCCTCATTGAGGCCTGATAGCACATAGTCATCAGCGTAGCGATTGCGTCGTTGAGGGTTGAGGGCATCCGTGAAACTAAGGGTGCCTCTGAGCGTATCATCTGGTTGGAGTGCTGTCCGGCTAAGGCTGGAAAGGCGATTAGAGGAGCGACTGCGAGATGACAGAATGCGAGACCAAACGGCTGGAGCAAGTCCACGAGCAGAGGCTTCAACACCAGCACGCCCGAGCATCCGCTGCATAGGATTTTGGAAGGTTTTTGCATCCACCGGCTGCAACTCAGAAGACTGAAGTGAAGAGCTGTTCGGCCGATAGGAAAAAGAAGAATACTGAAACCTAGAAGGCGATGATGACATGATGAAATTCAGGATGATACGGCATAGGAATTTAACTCGACAGCATCTCATCAGGGGCGCTGAGGTATGGCAGTCGGCAATCGTCGGAGAATGTAATTAATTACACATTCATGGAAATGACGGAGGATTCCAGAAAGGCGGGGCAGTTTTTTGTAGTGTTGGGAAGATGAGGAGATTGTTCCTGAACGCCAAGAGCCATGGTTTCAGTCAGTGTCTCGTCATGGTTTACAGGTAACTATTCCTATAAGGTAACGATTATGCCTGCGCCTATGCCTCCGGAGGATTGCCGACAACTCTTGTCAGAAGCTCTCCAAATCTCCCGCACGCTCCTGCAAGCAGCTAGCGATTCCGATGCCGCCACTCAACGCCGTCAGGAGCGGTTGCGATCGCTGCAAACCCAGCTCCAAGCCTACGCCCATCCCATCCAGGGCGATCGCCTCCCCATGGACACCATTCCCCTGGCCGTGCGGCAGGCCTTTGTACGATCGCTGGTGCTGGTATCCCGCTATCACCACCTGGGTGGTCAACATTGGCGCGGCACAATGGGCTCGTTCACCCTGCAGCATTATCAACCCACCCCCATACCGGCAGACTGGCAAGGCGAGGCAGCGATCGCCCGTTGGGTAAACCACTTTCAGCTCCCCACCGCCATGGCAGCAGAGTTGCAGGAGGTTGTGGCTACGGTGGATCACCAGGTTGCCGAACAACAGCACATCATGGCGGCCGTCCTCGACAGCGTAGGATTAGCCAACGCATCGCAACCGCCTGGGGCTGCGACCCTGAAGCTTTTCCAGCATCTGTTTGGTGCCGTGCCCCTGCCGATGGGTGCCCTCCATTGTTTATACACACCGTCCCAGATTTATTTCTGCGTGGATTATGGTGACCAGCGGCTGAGCGATGAGACGCTTTGGGCCTCTCTGCCCACCGATCAGCAAGCGGCGATCGCCCAATTTCTCACCAGGATTAGCCCCTTTAGCTTCGAACGGTTCAACCGCTTCCCCATTTTCGGAGCCTGTAATCCCGAGAATCTGGATCACCCTTGGTGCGATCGCCTAGCCGCTACCCTCAACATCCCCACCAGTCGCCTGATCCAATGCCTGTTGCGCTCCATTAGTATCATTCCCACCCAAAAGGCTGAAGCATTTCTGGTGCATGACATTTGGGGCCATTATTGGCAATCGTTGCTCACCCAGTTTGAAAGCGACTACAGCATCTTGGCGGACTGTGACGAGCCGCTGCGGGCGGGGGAAACCGCCTACACCCCCGAAGGGCCGATCACCTGTCGGGAGCTTTTTCGCCTGGACGACCATGAGGTGATCCTGGATGAAACTCGGGCCCGTCTGTTTTTCCACGGAGAAGTGCAGCAGCGGCTGGGTCTGGTGTTTACCCATCTGCTGGGGGAAATGGTTGCCGATGTGGCGGAATTTAAGTTCATTTGGGATCATCCCCACTTCAGCGATCGCCTGCCCAGTTCCTCGGTGTTCAAAACCCTGCCCACCAAGCTGGACTTAGGATTAGCCGACATCGACTTTTTGTTCTTACGGGTGTTGCAGCCCCTGCTGTCTATCCATCTGTCGGCGCTGGAAGCATCGCCCTTGGAAACGGAGCTGTGGGCAGATTGGTCGGCGGATTGTCCCCTGACCTTAGAGCAGCAGACGAGCCTCAAGGTGGCGATCGCCCGTCTCTACCACATTTTTCTAGATGAATATAACCGCCACTATTTACCCACCCTCACCGGCGAGACGGGGATGTTCACCCAGGTGGTCAGCAATCTGCTGTATCTGCAAAATGCGATTAACCAGCTCTACACCCATGACCTAGCCCGCACCAGCACTCTACCGTTTCAAGACGTGCTGATGATTTTTGTAGCATTGTACTGTTCTAGTGATTGCTACGCTGAATTCTGGGACGTGGATGATGCGATCGCCTCCTACTTCCTGCCCTGCTGGTATAGCTTGGAGCCAGATGGGGCGGTGGCACATGGAACTGACCCGTCGATCCACAAGTCAAGGTAGACTTGGCGGTGGCATGTCAGGATGGAAATCTAACCTGGGCATCCTAACTCTAGAGATAGATAATCTGGGCTTGAGGATCGGGTATCCAGAGTCTGGGATCAAGCGGATCGACCTAGACCTGCATGGTTCTAGACACACCGATTCTAAAGGCACCAAGCCTATCTAGACGACACCAGGACATTGCCCCGGATGGTTGGGAATCCCGATCCCTCGGGACGTCAGCCCCCCGACATCCACCCACTGTTCACTGATTCACCCCTCATCAACTGTGCTAAAACCTTACGATTCTCAGCCCAATCTGCCGATGGTGCGCGCCGCAGCGATCGCCACTCCCCAGGTGATCTCGCACCGTAACTTGGATCTTTGTTTATTGGCCGTCTGCTCCTGCGCCTTGACGTTGCTCTGCCACCAAGCCGCTAATCTATCCCACAGCAGCAGCGTCGCAAACCAACCAAGCCCCTCGATGACGCAGGTGGATATGAGCCTGAAGGCGGGTTGGTTTGCCCAGCAACAATCCGAGGAAGACGGTCAGCAAGAAGAAGCTTAATGGTTGCCGTGGCTAGGACAGGGTGGCGCGGAAATGGATCGATCCAGCCAGCCGCTGGCCTGCTGCAGGTGAGCTAGGGCCTCGTCGGGGCGATCGCTTAGCAGGTAAACCATCGCGCTAGCCAGTTCTGCCTTAGCACGGGAAGGACGATGTCCCTTGAGACGATGCCAGTCATGGGGCGCGATCGCCAACCGTTCTGCTAGGGCTTGGGCCAATTCGAGGGTAGACCAGTCTGCCAGAGCTTCACTTTTGGCTGTTTTTAGCGTTTCAGCAATCAGGGGTTGGGATGGATGTACCATGGTGCAATCGTCAGACCCAACTGGATCCGGATAGAGGTCAGCAACTTCTCTAAGTGTGACATCCTCTCCAAGCAATCGCTAGGCCATAGGGTTGGAGGACGGTGAAGGATTTTGATAGGATTGCGGCTATGCGTTTGCAGGTTCTTCGTCTAGGGGTATAGGGTTTTCAGATGCCATCTTCTCCAGAGCCCTCGTCGGCACCATCCTTTGATGAATCCCTCGCTGAGGTCGAGACTGCCCTGCACAAGCTCAAAGATCGCTATGCCCAGGTGCAGCGCGATCGCCAGCGCCGGGACGAACTGCGCAACCGGATCGATGATATCCGCCGCATTCCCAAGGGCGATCGCACCCCAGATCTCAAAGATGAACTCAGCCATATCGCTCAGCAGCTTGACGACCTGAAGCTGACGCTAGAAAGTGATCTCTTTACCTGGAGCAGTTTGAGCGAACCCTTTTGGCAAGCCGTGCGGTTTGGTGGCATCGGGATTGTCATCGGCTGGCTGCTGAAGACGATCGCTGGCTAGCTCCATCCACCCCTCAGGAGCATCAATGGCCACCGAATCTCACCGCACCGCATCTCATCGCGTTGACATCACCACTTGGTATTTAGAACTGCTCAGCCCTGACGAGTTTCGCCCCGCTTGGAGCGATCGCCCTGAGCTAACCGTCATCCAAGCCGAACTGCCCTGTCCTGAACTCAGCCGCTTTCTCTACGCCAGCGTTGGCGGTGATTGGCATTGGCGCGATCGCCTCACCTGGAGCTATGCCCACTGGCAAGCCTATCTCCAGCAGCCCTCGGTGCAGACCTGGGTGGCCTACCTGCGGGGCACACCTGCCGGCTATGTAGAACTGCACCACCAGGCGGAGCAGCGCAACAGCGTTGAACTGGCCTATTTTGGCTTACTCAAACCTTTCCTCGGGCAAGGCATTGGCAAACATTTGCTGAGCACGGGCATTCAAAAAGCTTGGGACATGGGGGGCGATCGCGTTTGGGTACATACCTGTTCGCTTGATGGCCCCTATGCGCTGAAAAACTATGAAGCTCGCGGTTTCAAACAGTATCAGCAAACCCACTGCACCGAAACCCTACCCCTAGAACCTATCGGCCCCTGGCCCGGTGCCTATGACGACCGACCGACCGACCAGCCCTCGCCTAGTCGGGAGCGATCGCCTGGCATCTGACCACAGCGCCTGTATGGGAGTTGCCCTCAGCCTAGGCGCTGGTTGACGAAACTCGAAGACCCTCACCCCCAACCCCTCTCCCAGGTCGGTAGAGGGGCTTTGAAAACACCTGCACCTTTCTTGCTCCCCTTCTCCCCTTGTGGAAGAAGGGGCTGGGGGATTAGGGGAAACGATGGGTCAGCTTCCCACACGCCCAGAGATGCAGCCAACGTCCCCGGACGATTCAAAAAGCCTTACGCTAGTTACTACAGATCCGGTTTTTGCAATTCACCGCCGGACAGTAAGACTGTAGAACCCATACCTGTCGCAGCCATGACCCTTCGCCGTATTGTTGAAATCCTTCGAACCGGCCAGCCCGATGATGCCGTCACTATTCGGGGCTGGGTGCGCACCAAGCGTGAACTCAAAGACTTTACCTTTGTGGACGTCAACGACGGCTCCTCCCTCACCGGGCTGCAGGTGGTGCTCAATAAAGACCTGCCCAGCTATGCCGACATCATTGCCCAGATTAATACTGGCGCGGCGGTGGAGGTCAGCGGGCAACTGGTCGCCTCCTTGGGCAAGGGACAGCGCATCGAAATGCAGGGGCAAACCATCACCGTCCATGGCGGTGCCGATCCGGAAACCTATCCATTGCAAAAGAAGCGCCATTCCTTTGAATTTCTGCGCACTATCGGTCATCTGCGATCGCGCACCAACACCCTCGGGGCCGTCTTCCGGGTGCGCAACGCCTGCGCCAACGCCATCCACCAATTTTTCCAAGAGCGCGGCTTCATGTGGGTGCATACACCGTTGATTACCGCTAGTGACTGTGAAGGAGCGGGGGAACTGTTTGCGGTAACCAATCTGGATCTGCAGAACGTTCCCAAAACCAAAAGCGGCGACGTGGACTATAGCCAAGACTTCTTTGGTCGCCCTGCCTACCTCACCGTCAGCGGGCAACTGGAAGCCGAGATCATGGCCATGGCGTTTAGCAATGTCTACACCTTTGGCCCCACCTTCCGCGCCGAAAATTCCAACACCTCCCGCCACCTCGCCGAATTTTGGATGGTGGAGCCGGAGATGGCATTTTGCAACCTGGATGGCAATATGGATCTGGCGGAGCAGTTCCTCAAATACCTATTCCAGCGGGTGCTAGACCAATGCCCTGAAGATATGGAGTTCTTCAATCAACGGATTAGCGATACGGTGCTGTCCAACGCGGATGCAATTATCAACAGCCAGTTTGAACGGATCACCTACACAGAGGCGATCGCCCTCCTAGAAAAAAGCGATCGCCCCTTCGAATATCCAGTCTCCTGGGGACTAGACCTACAGTCGGAACATGAGCGCTACCTGGCCGAAGAGTTGTTCAAACGTCCGGTGATCGTCACCGACTATCCCGTCGAGATCAAAGCCTTCTACATGCGCCTCAGCGATGATGGCAAAACCGTGCGGGCCATGGACGTTTTAGCACCGGGCATCGGTGAAATTATCGGCGGCTCCCAGCGGGAAGAACGGCTCGATGTTCTAGAACAACGCATCCAAGCCCAGGGAATGCCCTTGGAAGACCTTTGGTGGTATCGGGATCTGCGCCGCTATGGCACCGTAGAACATGCGGGCTTTGGCCTCGGATTTGAACGGCTGGTGCAGTTTATGACCGGCATGGCCAACATTCGCGACGTCATCCCCTTTCCGCGATCGCCTCTCAATGCTGAGTTTTAGGGATTTGCCCATGGCCACCTCCAACCCACCCTTCTGGCGCTATACCTGGACTTACGTCGTCCTAGGAGCGATCGCCCTTGCCATGCTGCTGCCCCTGCTGTGGCTTGTCAGCACCGCGTTTAAGTCACCGACGGAAGATATTTTCCAATTTCCGCCCCAGTTCATTCCCCAACAGTTCACCCTGCAAAACTTCGTGACGGTGTGGAACAGTAACCCCTTTGGGCAATATTTGAAAAACAGCGTCATCGTCGCCGTGCTGACGGTCACCCTCAACCTCCTCTTCTGTTCCCTTGCCGCCTATCCCCTAGCGCGGCTCGACTTTCCTGGACGGGATGCCACCTTCGCAGCGATCGTGGCCACCATTCTGATTCCCTTTCAGATCGTGATGATTCCCCTCTATATCCTCACCGTGCAGCTTGGGCTACGCAACACCTATCTGGGGCTAATCTTTCCAGCGATCGCCTCTGCCTTCGGCATTTTTCTGCTGCGGCAGGCCTTTCTGGGTGTCCCCAAGGAGCTGGAAGAAGCGGCTCGGGTGGATGGTTGCTCTGATCTGGGCATCTGGTGGCACATCATGCTGCCCGCCGTGCGCCCGGCCCTTGTGACCCTGGCGATCTTCGTCTTTATCGGCTCCTGGAGCGATTTCCTCTGGCCCCTGATTATCCTTGATCGCCCCGAATACTACACCCTGCCCCTAGGCGTTGCCAAGCTAGCCGGTGCCTTCTCCCTCGACTGGCGCTTGATCGCCGCCGGTTCTGTCATTTCCATCGCCCCAATTTTGGCCTTATTCGTGATCATGCAGCGCTACATTGTGCCGACAGATGCTGGCAGTGGCGTCAAGGGCTAGCGGGGCTAATCTAGAGCCGTCATGCCATCCCGATCAACCACCGAAGCAGGAACCGGTCATCTAGGGCTAGGGTCTGGCTAGACACCCATCTGCTTTTCGCTCTCTTAGACCTCATTGGTATGTCCTTCCTCAATTGCAATAGACTGCCTTGACTATTAATAAATTTGCATTAACACGAAAACTGCTTGCAACCTACTTTTTCCGAGTAGGCTGGCTCGTCTTGGACTGCTGGCGATATTTTAAGCTGCGAATTGGTTTAGTGGTGCTGCTGAATTGGATCGGTGTCACCAGTGCTGCATCAGTCTTTGGTGGCTTTATTCTCTATGTGCGCTACCTAGAATCGGGGCAATCGCTGACCGTATTGGGTATCGATATTCAGCTCGAAACACCTTATATGCTGGCTATCTCAGCAGTCTCTCTCTTATGTCTAGGGATCATGAGTTCGGTGTGTTTGTATCAAACCGATTGGCTGATTGCTCGCTTAGTCGTTGCCTATCAAAAACGTGCCGTCTATCGCTTATTTGAGGTGGCTAGCGATCCGGCATACCAAGGATGGCAAAAACTGCTAGACGGGCCACCTAGCCAGGCCATGCAGTTTTTGTTAAGCACCAGCCGCGCCAGTGCGATCGCCCTTAAAGGTTTATTAGGAGGAATTTTACCCGCGCTAAAATTCCTCCTAGCGATCATCTTTTTAGTTTCAACCAGTGTCAGCCTGACAGCCCTCCTCATTCCCCTAGTCTTGATCTACCTTATTCCGCTCTATCAAGCTAATCACTGGGTCATGCAGCGGCAAGATGACTATTCTAAGCTCAATCGACCTGCTCAAAAAAATGTGTCTCAGACCTTGGACAATGTTATCGAAGCTCATGCATCCTATGAACAAAAGATGGCTCAAACCCAACAGATTCTTGAGTCACCAGAGTATCAAGAAGCATCACTTTTGTTCTATGCTCGCCACCTAGTCACCAGTCGTCTGCGGTTGATCAATACGCTATTTTTCACCGTTTGCCTCATCAGTGTATTTACATTTTTTGCCTTCAGCCAAACCTATGGACAACACCGCTGGTCTAACTTGCTGATCTATCTGTTTGCCCTACAGCTAGCCTTTAGTGGATTGCAGCAGATAACAACTGTAATAGGCAGAATGAGTCGCCTATTGCCTCTCTATAAATACTATGTAGACTTCATGAGTCAAGCAACGCGGTACCGTCGGCAGCGGCAGCGATCGCCCCTACTCAATCATCCGCTGCCCAGTCAACTGCTTTGCTCGTTTTCTGCCATCGACTTTCACGAATCAAAACGACAGCTAGACATTCAGCCTGGCAAACCTGTATGGATTGTCATTTCCGATGCTCCTAACTACAGTACCCTAGAAGCAGTCGCCGCCCACCTAGAAGACACCCTCATTCCCCCCACTGATGTATTATCTAAATCTGCATTTATTGCTAAACCTAGTCTAGATCAAGAGTTTATACCTAAGGAATACCAGACCCTACAGCAACTTTTCAACCATAGTCCGCCGTCGCTGCAAGATTATCTTCAAGAGTCAGGGCTGAGGGCAGAACTAGAGCAGCATCTCTGCTTAGAAGACGAAGATCCTAGAAGCCAAGATCTGAGTGCAGAGTCATGCTATCTGCTGAATGCATTACCACTCATTCAGTCCAAGCGCGTTATTTGGATCAGCATCAAACCACTTCTCAAGCTGAATCCCGGCTTTGTCAATGCCATTTTGACATCATGGCCAGACCATTACCTGTTTTTAATCACAGCAGAGCCCGATAAGGCCTTGTTAAGAGGAGCCTTAAAGCATCAACGCGCTCCATCCACGCCCGTCTTAGTCTTTGGCAATGACGGGTTCTCTGGCTGTAGCGATATCCAATGGCTGACCCATCATCTACCAGAGGTACTAGTTTATCTCAATACCCATCGAGAAGCCGCCCGAGCCTTCTACGGAGAGGTCGATGGCATGGAAGCTGACTAGGTTCTACCGCGCTGCAATTCGCTGGTAAACGGAAGAGAGCGATCGCAGGTCTAGAATCCCTTCAAGTCAAGACTCGTCTTCTAGAGGCTAGACCTGATCACTGGAACAGGGGCGCAACCTTCACAGAACAACATCTGAAGTGTCTCTTTCAGGTCATGAGAACAGGTTATGAGAAGTTCTGCCAATCGGTGCGTTTTTCCTTAAATAGGGCTTTATCACCACACACAACCGTCAGCCAGTCCAACCCTCCAACATAGCTCCCCACTCGTATTTCTGCTGAATAAACCACTTCCAGTCCTGCAATATCTAGCATTTTTTCTAGACCTTCCCGAGAGAAAGACCATAGATGCACAGGATCAGGCTGCTTTGTAAATGGTTTGCCGATGACTTGAGCAAGAGGAGATGCAATCAGAATCAATTCTGATCGAAACTTAGCTAATTTTTCTAAAAAGTCTAATGGATCGTTTAAATGTTCGAGAAATTCAAACATTGAGATGATGTCATAGGGCGTATTTTGCGTAGACATCTCAGACAGCAGGGCAAAAGCTTCCTTCGGGAAAAACTGACGATCTGGAAGCTTGTAATGGTTAGCAAGCTCAATTTTTCCCTCTTGCATATCACATCCTGTAATCTCCCATGCTTGGCAGCCATAACGCTGAGGGTTCACAGTATTGATGATCGACCCAATCCCACAGCCAATATCTAACCAGCGAATGGGCTGATCGCCGTTCTTTTTCGCCAGTAAGCCAAATAAAACTTCGACTAGATAGACCCCGTAGGACACTCGAAAGCCATGGTTGATGTTGCGCGACAAATCACGGTTAATGTCGTTGGAGGTGGGTTGCTGAGAAGGTTCTTCTGACCTATTGGCTAGCTTGGAGATTTTGCTGCTCTGATTGGAGTAAAACTCATCATACTTTTCAGCCGAAAACCGGGCATGGGGCTTTAGCGTTTTGGGACGAATACGACCATTTTCCAGAGCCTCAACGGTACGATGGTTGGTTTGATCCCAAAGTACTAAAGAATCAATATTAATCTGAATGGTGTCGACCAGTTTTTGAAGTCTTACCTGCTTAGTATCAGATTCTGGCTGAGACAGCGTTTTATTGGCTTCTTTTAGTGTATCTGCCAGCATTGAAAACGCCAGTATATGCGTTTTCTTCAGCATGGCAACATTGTTTTCTAATGCTGA from Candidatus Obscuribacterales bacterium includes the following:
- a CDS encoding carbohydrate ABC transporter permease, with the translated sequence MATSNPPFWRYTWTYVVLGAIALAMLLPLLWLVSTAFKSPTEDIFQFPPQFIPQQFTLQNFVTVWNSNPFGQYLKNSVIVAVLTVTLNLLFCSLAAYPLARLDFPGRDATFAAIVATILIPFQIVMIPLYILTVQLGLRNTYLGLIFPAIASAFGIFLLRQAFLGVPKELEEAARVDGCSDLGIWWHIMLPAVRPALVTLAIFVFIGSWSDFLWPLIILDRPEYYTLPLGVAKLAGAFSLDWRLIAAGSVISIAPILALFVIMQRYIVPTDAGSGVKG
- the asnS gene encoding asparagine--tRNA ligase: MTLRRIVEILRTGQPDDAVTIRGWVRTKRELKDFTFVDVNDGSSLTGLQVVLNKDLPSYADIIAQINTGAAVEVSGQLVASLGKGQRIEMQGQTITVHGGADPETYPLQKKRHSFEFLRTIGHLRSRTNTLGAVFRVRNACANAIHQFFQERGFMWVHTPLITASDCEGAGELFAVTNLDLQNVPKTKSGDVDYSQDFFGRPAYLTVSGQLEAEIMAMAFSNVYTFGPTFRAENSNTSRHLAEFWMVEPEMAFCNLDGNMDLAEQFLKYLFQRVLDQCPEDMEFFNQRISDTVLSNADAIINSQFERITYTEAIALLEKSDRPFEYPVSWGLDLQSEHERYLAEELFKRPVIVTDYPVEIKAFYMRLSDDGKTVRAMDVLAPGIGEIIGGSQREERLDVLEQRIQAQGMPLEDLWWYRDLRRYGTVEHAGFGLGFERLVQFMTGMANIRDVIPFPRSPLNAEF
- a CDS encoding class I SAM-dependent methyltransferase; amino-acid sequence: SALENNVAMLKKTHILAFSMLADTLKEANKTLSQPESDTKQVRLQKLVDTIQINIDSLVLWDQTNHRTVEALENGRIRPKTLKPHARFSAEKYDEFYSNQSSKISKLANRSEEPSQQPTSNDINRDLSRNINHGFRVSYGVYLVEVLFGLLAKKNGDQPIRWLDIGCGIGSIINTVNPQRYGCQAWEITGCDMQEGKIELANHYKLPDRQFFPKEAFALLSEMSTQNTPYDIISMFEFLEHLNDPLDFLEKLAKFRSELILIASPLAQVIGKPFTKQPDPVHLWSFSREGLEKMLDIAGLEVVYSAEIRVGSYVGGLDWLTVVCGDKALFKEKRTDWQNFS
- a CDS encoding S8 family peptidase: MDAKTFQNPMQRMLGRAGVEASARGLAPAVWSRILSSRSRSSNRLSSLSRTALQPDDTLRGTLSFTDALNPQRRNRYADDYVLSGLNEGDRIRITLTSNRFDPFLQVIDATNGKVLQQNDDISQTNTNSRINLVAEAGVEYRIRVTSYASFETGAYNLATRALSLAPSNPSNPSNPGTINNFNFSYGYGLVDAAAAVASAAGRAPFTSVPPLGGSAWGLDMLNAPAAWNQGHTGQDIVVAVLDTGVDYNHVDLRGNIWQNPGEIAGNGIDDDGNGYVDDVRGWKFVDSDSNNPMDFEGHGTHVAGIIAGLNNGVGVTGVAHNAKIMPVKVIDGRDDGSYLLFDRNVADGIRYAVDNGAHVVNLSLGNYIGDPDMTRTRAALSYARDAGVVVVMASGNERQEGARRPIQPAYYALDDLGIAVGAVNSSRRVANFSNPAGNVPLDFVVAPGVNIRSTVLRNRYESYSGTSMASPFVAGVAALMMGANPNLSPAQVEEILKATAVIQGVQA
- a CDS encoding DUF6439 family protein is translated as MVHPSQPLIAETLKTAKSEALADWSTLELAQALAERLAIAPHDWHRLKGHRPSRAKAELASAMVYLLSDRPDEALAHLQQASGWLDRSISAPPCPSHGNH
- a CDS encoding GNAT family N-acetyltransferase translates to MATESHRTASHRVDITTWYLELLSPDEFRPAWSDRPELTVIQAELPCPELSRFLYASVGGDWHWRDRLTWSYAHWQAYLQQPSVQTWVAYLRGTPAGYVELHHQAEQRNSVELAYFGLLKPFLGQGIGKHLLSTGIQKAWDMGGDRVWVHTCSLDGPYALKNYEARGFKQYQQTHCTETLPLEPIGPWPGAYDDRPTDQPSPSRERSPGI